From a region of the Methanoculleus receptaculi genome:
- a CDS encoding PspC domain-containing protein, translated as MKKLTRSRTNRWIAGVCGGVGEYLDIDPNIIRAVYIIFTVLTRFAAGLIIYILLWIIIPDGAEESPAEAPPADA; from the coding sequence ATGAAGAAGCTGACCCGTTCAAGGACCAACCGGTGGATCGCCGGGGTATGTGGCGGCGTTGGAGAATACCTGGATATTGACCCGAACATCATCCGGGCGGTCTACATAATCTTCACCGTGCTCACCAGGTTTGCTGCAGGGCTTATCATCTACATCCTGCTCTGGATAATCATCCCTGATGGCGCAGAGGAGAGTCCGGCGGAAGCGCCTCCTGCTGATGCATAA
- a CDS encoding helix-turn-helix domain-containing protein, whose amino-acid sequence MSRVLERRKQLMRLMRQATLDNGYFTVAGIAEATGIPRSTIQDWVNRLIEEGCVALLEEQRGRHAARYVAISVMPESACRRVFTTIDGEEVEIYHECMSGGCAAFCEFHHARAGGALQSVWRDGTLLRERAHLGRQEVAVGLDPAPAVGILGVFYEDGLIRQQIRCIGGPAYSLTDMMSFAEGVCGVTVHREGPLVEGEVVTRALAYVAIGIDDTDTAAEGATFALALALLQHLTKLDGVMPIGHRVAMLNPHLEPRTAGNSCSCIEVAVEPSMIPRIEEAAVRFVAGEAASPEWGIALREGFVVPRDLRAYGKVAREAVIEREEAEVTARRFGVHLHGGRGVIGALAAVSLIGLPHKVLLDPGMDVCTDWNPEHH is encoded by the coding sequence ATGTCCAGGGTTCTTGAGCGGAGAAAGCAACTGATGCGACTGATGCGTCAGGCAACGCTGGATAACGGTTACTTCACGGTCGCCGGTATCGCTGAAGCAACCGGCATCCCCCGGAGCACCATCCAGGACTGGGTCAACCGTCTCATCGAGGAGGGCTGCGTCGCTCTGCTGGAAGAGCAGCGGGGTCGGCACGCTGCGCGGTATGTGGCGATCAGCGTGATGCCGGAGAGCGCTTGCCGCCGGGTATTCACCACGATTGATGGTGAGGAGGTCGAGATCTATCACGAGTGCATGAGCGGTGGGTGCGCTGCGTTCTGCGAATTCCATCACGCCCGCGCGGGTGGTGCTCTCCAGTCTGTCTGGCGAGACGGGACGCTGCTCCGTGAGCGGGCGCACCTCGGACGGCAGGAGGTCGCTGTGGGTCTTGATCCTGCGCCGGCAGTGGGGATTCTCGGCGTCTTCTACGAAGATGGCCTTATCCGTCAGCAGATCAGGTGTATCGGCGGCCCGGCTTACTCTCTCACCGATATGATGTCCTTTGCAGAGGGTGTGTGTGGCGTAACCGTCCACCGCGAGGGGCCTCTGGTCGAGGGAGAGGTGGTCACCCGGGCGCTTGCTTACGTCGCTATTGGTATCGATGACACCGATACTGCTGCGGAGGGCGCAACCTTCGCCCTGGCCCTCGCCCTCCTTCAACATCTCACGAAACTCGATGGCGTCATGCCGATCGGTCACCGCGTCGCGATGCTTAACCCCCACCTCGAGCCCAGGACTGCCGGAAACTCCTGCAGTTGCATCGAGGTTGCGGTGGAACCCTCAATGATCCCTCGGATAGAGGAGGCCGCGGTGCGGTTTGTCGCCGGGGAGGCGGCGTCCCCAGAGTGGGGAATCGCTCTCCGGGAGGGATTTGTGGTACCTCGTGACCTCCGCGCTTACGGTAAGGTCGCAAGAGAGGCGGTGATCGAGCGGGAGGAGGCCGAGGTCACCGCCAGGCGGTTCGGGGTGCACCTCCACGGTGGGCGTGGTGTTATAGGGGCGCTCGCGGCGGTCTCACTCATCGGTCTCCCGCACAAGGTGCTGCTCGATCCGGGAATGGACGTCTGCACAGACTGGAATCCAGAGCACCATTGA
- a CDS encoding homoserine dehydrogenase has protein sequence MRIAILGFGSVGRGIARVILAKNLDILVTGLADSRSGMIDPAGIDIEAALARKEEGAPCGSPDIRPIDVVTGADYDILVEVTPTNVENGGPALNHIQTALQRKKHVVTSNKGPIALAYPELRVLAEENGVTLRYEATVCGAIPLIHAMQEGLAGNTISRLYGVFNGTCNYILTRMAAEGLTYAQALAEARELGYAEADPTYDVEGIDAAIKLVILANTVLDMQTTLDRVDRTGISLLTPEALHLAEEQDCTIRLIGEIVPAAGVLRVSPRIITKTHPLVVEGTLNAVTVETDLAGDLTFIGKGAGSIETASAVIGDILYIRDRYVQGS, from the coding sequence ATACGGATCGCCATACTCGGCTTCGGGTCCGTTGGTCGCGGCATAGCCCGTGTGATACTTGCAAAAAACCTTGATATCCTTGTCACCGGTCTTGCTGACTCACGAAGTGGAATGATCGATCCTGCCGGGATCGACATTGAAGCAGCACTTGCCCGAAAGGAAGAGGGTGCTCCATGTGGCAGTCCGGATATTCGGCCGATCGATGTGGTGACCGGGGCAGACTATGATATCCTGGTAGAGGTGACACCTACAAACGTGGAGAACGGTGGGCCTGCACTCAACCATATCCAGACGGCTTTGCAGCGGAAGAAACACGTTGTCACATCAAATAAGGGCCCAATCGCACTCGCATACCCGGAACTGCGAGTGCTTGCCGAGGAGAATGGCGTCACCCTCAGGTACGAGGCAACGGTCTGCGGTGCGATCCCGCTCATACATGCCATGCAGGAAGGGCTTGCCGGCAACACCATCTCCCGGCTCTACGGAGTATTTAACGGCACCTGCAACTACATCCTCACCCGGATGGCTGCAGAAGGTCTCACCTACGCACAGGCTCTGGCCGAAGCCCGTGAACTCGGGTATGCAGAGGCAGACCCCACATACGATGTTGAAGGGATCGACGCGGCGATCAAACTGGTAATCCTGGCAAATACCGTCCTCGATATGCAGACCACGCTTGATAGGGTGGATAGGACGGGAATATCCCTTCTGACGCCCGAGGCCCTCCACCTGGCAGAAGAGCAGGACTGTACCATCCGGCTGATAGGTGAGATCGTCCCGGCGGCTGGAGTGCTTCGTGTATCGCCACGTATAATCACAAAGACGCACCCCCTCGTCGTCGAGGGGACACTCAACGCCGTTACGGTGGAGACGGATCTCGCCGGTGACCTCACGTTCATCGGCAAGGGCGCGGGCTCCATCGAGACCGCCAGTGCTGTGATCGGCGATATACTCTACATCCGTGACAGGTATGTCCAGGGTTCTTGA
- a CDS encoding proteasome-activating nucleotidase has product MDETIGNSSSSSNEHDMLTLQIQDLKAQVLDYKLKNELLEKEVRQLRKENAQLKRVPLFVAAVVDVLENGEVYLRQQGNNQEYLTVVNDKLHSTLKPGMKVAVNNTLSIVKIIGNIYDARVRVMELDEQPNVTFDQIGGLREEIEEVREAVEYPLTKPEIYKRIGVEPPKGILLYGPPGTGKTLIAKAVARQSRACFIRMSGSELVHKYIGEGAQLVRELFTLARERAPAIVFIDEIDAIGSMRTNDGTSGSAEVQRTLMQLLAEMDGFGNRGNIRIMAATNRIDMLDPALLRPGRFDRIIEIPLPDAEARIEILKIHSAKMTLSRKVDLAVVAELAGKTTGADLQAICREAGMMAIRRNADAVGQEDFIAAIRKVKREAPAPDARMYI; this is encoded by the coding sequence ATGGACGAAACCATTGGCAACAGTTCCAGCAGCAGTAACGAGCACGATATGCTCACACTCCAGATCCAGGATTTGAAGGCGCAGGTCCTGGACTACAAACTCAAGAACGAGTTGCTGGAAAAAGAAGTCAGGCAGCTCCGCAAAGAAAATGCTCAGCTAAAACGGGTGCCGCTGTTTGTTGCCGCTGTGGTCGATGTGCTCGAGAACGGCGAAGTCTACCTCCGGCAGCAGGGTAACAACCAGGAATACCTCACGGTAGTCAACGATAAACTGCACAGCACCCTCAAACCCGGGATGAAGGTGGCGGTGAACAACACCCTCTCGATCGTCAAGATTATCGGAAACATATACGATGCACGTGTCAGGGTCATGGAGCTCGATGAGCAGCCAAACGTGACGTTTGACCAGATCGGAGGGCTGAGAGAGGAGATCGAGGAGGTCCGGGAGGCGGTTGAGTACCCGCTCACAAAACCCGAGATCTACAAGCGTATAGGTGTTGAACCGCCAAAGGGCATCCTCCTCTACGGCCCACCCGGGACCGGGAAGACCCTGATCGCCAAGGCGGTTGCCCGCCAGTCCAGGGCGTGTTTCATCAGGATGTCGGGAAGCGAACTCGTCCACAAGTACATCGGTGAAGGCGCTCAGCTCGTGCGCGAACTTTTCACACTCGCCAGGGAGCGCGCTCCGGCCATCGTCTTCATCGACGAGATCGACGCTATAGGGAGCATGCGTACAAACGACGGCACCTCCGGCAGTGCCGAGGTCCAGCGGACGCTGATGCAGCTCCTGGCCGAGATGGATGGCTTCGGGAACCGCGGCAACATCAGGATCATGGCGGCAACGAACCGGATCGATATGCTTGATCCCGCGCTCCTCCGCCCCGGGCGGTTTGACCGGATCATCGAGATCCCGCTCCCGGATGCCGAGGCGCGCATAGAGATCCTGAAGATCCACAGCGCAAAGATGACACTCTCCCGGAAGGTGGATCTGGCCGTTGTTGCGGAACTCGCCGGAAAAACCACCGGTGCAGATCTGCAGGCGATCTGCCGGGAGGCCGGGATGATGGCAATCCGGCGGAACGCCGACGCCGTCGGCCAGGAAGATTTCATCGCGGCTATCCGGAAGGTGAAGCGCGAGGCGCCAGCGCCAGACGCCCGCATGTATATCTGA
- a CDS encoding DUF5714 domain-containing protein — protein MEQRTGCLICGRDILYSEESRDLACTICGEVVSTTAACEAGHFVCDRCHGLEAVDLIEQFCLTTELDDPIAIACILMRNPAVRMHGPEHHFLVPASLIAAYCNHRGEPGRKGGLLARARERASRVPGGFCGTHGTCGAAIGTGIFVSLITGSTPLKRQEWSLSNQMTARSLMAIARHGGPRCCKRNSWLAIRTAVTFLEERFGATLPVDGPVRCGFSEINRECLLKECPFYAG, from the coding sequence ATGGAGCAGAGGACTGGATGCCTGATCTGCGGTCGTGACATCCTGTACAGCGAAGAGTCACGCGACCTTGCATGCACCATCTGCGGCGAGGTTGTGAGCACCACCGCCGCCTGCGAGGCCGGGCACTTTGTCTGCGACCGCTGTCATGGCCTTGAAGCAGTCGACCTGATCGAGCAGTTCTGTCTCACAACCGAACTTGACGACCCGATTGCCATCGCCTGTATACTGATGCGGAACCCTGCGGTCAGGATGCACGGCCCGGAGCACCATTTTCTCGTGCCAGCGTCTCTCATAGCCGCTTACTGCAACCACCGCGGTGAACCCGGGCGAAAAGGCGGCCTCCTTGCCCGCGCCCGCGAGAGAGCCAGCAGGGTTCCCGGGGGTTTCTGTGGAACCCACGGCACCTGCGGTGCGGCGATCGGGACGGGCATATTTGTCAGCCTGATCACCGGGTCAACCCCGCTGAAGAGGCAGGAATGGTCGCTATCAAACCAGATGACAGCCCGCAGCCTGATGGCGATCGCCCGGCATGGCGGGCCCAGATGCTGCAAACGCAACTCATGGCTTGCGATCCGCACCGCGGTCACATTCCTTGAGGAACGGTTCGGTGCAACCCTCCCGGTGGATGGGCCGGTGCGATGCGGGTTCAGCGAGATCAACCGTGAGTGCCTCCTCAAGGAGTGCCCCTTCTACGCCGGTTAG
- a CDS encoding RecQ family ATP-dependent DNA helicase, producing MDRLHLILERYFGYQAFYPYQREIIQDLLAGRDVLAVLATGAGKSLCYQVPAVLGDGVTLVVSPLIALMKDQVDSLQARGIGAATLNSSTTYAARRRTLAELEEGSVQVLYVSPERAVSEDFLEFIATLHLNLIAVDEAHCISMWGHQFRPEYRALAVLKERFPSVPMVALTATATPDVRQDIVRQLRLADPAVYVGSFNRENLRYVVVRKNGDAFRRLRDYLLMRRGEAGIVYLATREGAREIAGGLRADGIPAEPYHAGMAASARGETHDRFARGEAVVVCATSAFGMGIDRPDVRFVVHYDIPETLEAYYQESGRAGRDGRPADCILFYDEGDARRLRSFIDRDLASDFQREVARSKLQGMVDYCTTRRCRRRFLLDYFGERLDAPCGGCDICAPGGDRCFMQ from the coding sequence ATGGATCGGCTGCACCTGATCCTGGAACGCTACTTCGGGTATCAGGCGTTTTACCCATACCAGCGCGAGATCATCCAGGATCTCCTTGCGGGCCGCGATGTCCTGGCGGTTCTTGCAACGGGGGCCGGGAAATCGCTCTGCTACCAGGTTCCCGCAGTTCTCGGTGATGGGGTAACCCTGGTGGTCTCTCCCCTTATCGCCCTGATGAAGGACCAGGTCGACAGCCTGCAGGCGAGGGGGATCGGCGCGGCAACCCTGAACTCCTCGACCACCTACGCGGCCAGGCGGCGGACGCTTGCCGAACTCGAGGAGGGTTCTGTCCAGGTCCTCTACGTATCGCCGGAGAGAGCGGTCAGCGAGGATTTTCTCGAGTTCATCGCAACTCTGCACCTCAACCTGATCGCGGTCGACGAGGCGCACTGCATATCGATGTGGGGGCACCAGTTCCGTCCGGAGTACCGGGCGCTTGCCGTCCTCAAGGAGCGTTTCCCCAGCGTGCCGATGGTCGCCCTGACGGCGACCGCAACGCCGGATGTCCGCCAGGATATCGTGCGCCAGCTCAGGCTGGCGGATCCCGCCGTTTATGTCGGGAGTTTCAACCGCGAGAACCTCCGTTACGTTGTTGTCCGGAAAAACGGCGATGCCTTCAGGCGGCTCCGCGATTACCTGCTTATGCGTCGGGGCGAGGCCGGGATCGTATACCTGGCAACCCGCGAGGGGGCGCGTGAGATTGCGGGCGGTCTCCGCGCTGATGGTATCCCGGCGGAACCTTACCACGCCGGTATGGCGGCCTCCGCTCGTGGGGAGACGCATGATCGGTTCGCCAGGGGGGAGGCGGTGGTCGTCTGCGCGACAAGCGCGTTTGGCATGGGTATCGACAGGCCGGATGTGCGGTTTGTCGTCCACTACGATATACCGGAGACGCTTGAGGCCTACTACCAGGAGAGCGGTCGGGCCGGGAGGGACGGCAGGCCGGCTGACTGTATTCTCTTCTACGACGAAGGGGATGCACGCCGCCTCAGGTCGTTCATCGACCGCGACCTGGCTTCTGACTTCCAGCGCGAGGTCGCTCGCTCGAAACTCCAGGGGATGGTGGATTACTGCACCACCAGAAGATGCCGGAGGAGGTTTCTCCTGGACTATTTTGGTGAGCGGCTCGATGCGCCCTGCGGAGGCTGCGATATCTGTGCTCCGGGCGGGGATCGCTGCTTCATGCAATAA
- a CDS encoding amino acid-binding protein, translating to MKLEMKDQPGQLVAALQPISAVGGNIIAVIHQREPHAATEVLDVQIVLELPEGRLEKLLALLRQQGVKVVRIGEERLLYECTLIMIGHLMHTDISDTVDQIDTTGSAEVTELSLVMPAIDSPSSARITIRSTTRTEMERAIRILRRVAEQKNILIIEPLESV from the coding sequence ATGAAGCTCGAGATGAAAGACCAGCCTGGCCAGCTGGTCGCAGCCCTGCAGCCGATCTCAGCAGTCGGCGGAAACATCATCGCGGTCATTCACCAGAGAGAACCCCACGCGGCTACAGAGGTGCTTGATGTACAGATCGTGCTGGAACTTCCGGAGGGGCGCCTCGAGAAGCTTCTTGCCCTGCTAAGGCAGCAGGGTGTCAAAGTCGTGCGTATAGGGGAAGAACGCCTCCTCTACGAGTGTACGCTGATCATGATCGGGCATCTGATGCACACGGACATATCCGACACGGTCGACCAGATCGACACAACAGGTTCGGCCGAGGTGACGGAACTCTCGCTTGTCATGCCGGCGATCGACTCACCATCGTCTGCGCGCATCACCATCCGTTCAACAACCCGGACGGAGATGGAGAGGGCAATCCGGATCCTGCGCAGGGTCGCGGAGCAGAAGAACATTCTCATAATCGAGCCTCTGGAGAGCGTATGA
- a CDS encoding tetratricopeptide repeat protein gives MDLFGNILGSGKGANPAVKQGLSQFEAGNYTEAVKSFEKAFRVEPDNRLVWQMMGQALACLGRDTEAAEWLRKVIKVSPDDTGVLRTLGHLLARTGEYEEAAACFARILEENPGDADAAYWQAEMLERLGRYADAAAAYAEALGANPEDVLLREKYGTMLERSGNYRQAAISFEKVYRSNPDRSDALARAGAAFLGMGDYQSAVETFDRLLKTGQHKLDALYGKARALENLGLFQDAAGCWEEILALDPGNVAAWYQRGSVLLRAGRPAEAIECFEKVTIADPDHIAARYAMGLACEVLGRHDRAVKNFDQILKHDQNQVQVWYARGMALMHLSRYEEAIQSFDRVLEGQASAGTRLISGGADLALFEREDLAEKQKRISLKFDAPARVLHTCRGTALMHLSRYAEAEKEFDCVLESDPGNVPIMAQSGIALLHLGRYDAAVRRLETVLETEPGNIAVRSMLAEALASLGRYDEALAYLGESGNLCRKGEMLLHLARYAGAVEAFEGFLEICPRDPVAEIGCGEALMHLSRYDEAAGCYEAVLESDPNNRAALLGHGMALFCQGRYQEALESVDHLVEADAGALLLKARLQEALGRYAAAAECYETLLETEPDAAGYQVNLGFVLAALGRFEEAATWFGKAAKARPGDLFAWYGRGQALERLGRHAAAAECYTTVVRERPDDTAVVSALAAILAHLGRHREAIECCEKVLAADPSNLAAARLRAGIFEALGEHEEAAKAYERYLDLVPGDRDARMAFGMTLERGGRFDDAIRQYALLLKKDEDDMGAWYALESALMHMGRYDEALQCSEKIVEANPDNVAAWQRRGEILIWLGRYADAAGCLERVTAADPEDLVSLRLLGEAYEKAGRYQDALSVYTALLEREPASIETLYARASALVHLGRYGEAVRSIDRIIAIQEENPAALFMRGAVLERVGRYDEALATYEKALEIDQENAAVWMAAGILMDGVGRHNDAVRAFDRAIDLGGGGVHAWLCRGIALDHLGKPDQAIACYDKVLEVDPHQARAWYLKGRALDRLGRFADAVACFNSALENEQDA, from the coding sequence ATGGATCTCTTCGGTAATATCCTTGGTTCCGGTAAGGGTGCAAACCCCGCGGTAAAACAGGGCCTCTCGCAGTTTGAGGCCGGGAACTACACCGAGGCGGTGAAAAGTTTCGAGAAGGCGTTCAGGGTTGAACCCGATAACCGTCTGGTCTGGCAGATGATGGGCCAGGCGCTTGCCTGCCTTGGCAGAGACACCGAGGCCGCGGAATGGCTTCGAAAGGTCATCAAGGTATCTCCGGACGATACCGGGGTGCTGCGCACGCTTGGCCATCTCCTTGCCCGCACCGGTGAGTATGAGGAGGCGGCCGCCTGTTTTGCACGGATCCTCGAGGAGAACCCTGGAGACGCCGATGCCGCATACTGGCAGGCGGAGATGCTCGAGAGGCTCGGCCGGTATGCCGATGCGGCAGCAGCATACGCAGAGGCGCTGGGTGCAAACCCGGAAGACGTTCTCCTGCGGGAGAAGTACGGGACGATGCTCGAGCGGTCCGGGAACTACCGGCAGGCGGCGATCTCCTTTGAGAAGGTCTACCGGTCAAACCCTGACCGCAGCGACGCTCTGGCGCGGGCGGGGGCTGCATTCCTTGGTATGGGGGATTACCAAAGCGCTGTGGAGACTTTTGACCGCCTGCTCAAAACCGGGCAGCATAAACTCGACGCACTCTACGGCAAAGCCCGGGCGCTTGAGAACCTGGGGCTATTCCAGGATGCCGCCGGCTGTTGGGAAGAGATCCTGGCCCTCGATCCCGGGAACGTCGCCGCCTGGTATCAACGTGGCTCGGTTCTCCTCCGCGCAGGAAGACCGGCAGAAGCAATCGAGTGCTTCGAGAAGGTGACCATCGCCGATCCAGACCATATAGCGGCCCGTTATGCCATGGGGCTGGCCTGTGAGGTGCTCGGCCGTCACGACCGCGCGGTCAAGAACTTCGACCAGATCCTCAAGCACGACCAGAACCAGGTTCAGGTATGGTACGCCCGCGGTATGGCGCTCATGCACCTCTCCCGCTACGAGGAGGCCATACAGTCGTTTGACCGCGTGCTCGAGGGCCAGGCGTCTGCCGGGACGAGGTTGATCTCGGGAGGTGCCGACCTTGCGCTCTTTGAGCGCGAAGACCTGGCCGAGAAACAAAAACGCATCTCACTGAAGTTCGATGCACCGGCTCGCGTTCTCCACACCTGCCGGGGGACGGCGCTGATGCACCTCTCCCGCTACGCTGAGGCAGAGAAGGAGTTTGACTGCGTTCTCGAGTCCGATCCCGGCAACGTTCCCATCATGGCGCAGAGCGGCATCGCGCTCCTCCACCTTGGCAGGTATGACGCAGCGGTCCGCCGCCTGGAGACTGTCCTCGAGACCGAACCCGGCAACATCGCCGTCCGGTCGATGCTAGCAGAAGCGCTTGCCAGCCTTGGGAGGTATGATGAGGCGCTTGCGTACCTGGGCGAGAGCGGAAACCTCTGCCGTAAAGGCGAGATGCTGCTGCACCTTGCGCGGTATGCCGGGGCGGTAGAGGCTTTTGAGGGCTTCCTTGAGATCTGCCCCCGCGATCCGGTGGCAGAGATCGGCTGTGGCGAGGCGCTGATGCACCTCTCCCGCTACGATGAGGCTGCTGGATGTTATGAGGCGGTGCTGGAATCCGACCCCAACAATCGGGCGGCGCTGCTCGGGCACGGCATGGCGCTCTTCTGCCAGGGGCGCTACCAGGAGGCGCTTGAGTCAGTCGATCACCTGGTGGAGGCCGATGCCGGAGCGCTCCTGCTGAAAGCCCGTCTCCAGGAGGCCCTGGGGCGCTACGCCGCGGCTGCGGAGTGCTACGAGACGCTTCTTGAGACCGAACCCGACGCCGCGGGCTACCAGGTGAACCTGGGGTTCGTTCTTGCCGCGCTCGGGCGCTTCGAGGAGGCCGCCACGTGGTTTGGGAAGGCCGCAAAAGCCAGGCCCGGGGATCTCTTTGCCTGGTACGGCAGGGGGCAGGCCCTGGAGAGGCTGGGGCGCCACGCCGCGGCTGCGGAATGCTACACCACGGTCGTCCGCGAGCGGCCGGATGATACCGCCGTCGTCTCCGCGCTTGCCGCCATTCTCGCACATCTCGGCAGACACCGGGAGGCGATCGAGTGCTGTGAGAAGGTGCTCGCCGCCGATCCCTCAAATCTCGCGGCCGCCCGCCTCAGGGCCGGGATCTTCGAGGCTCTCGGAGAGCACGAGGAGGCGGCAAAGGCCTACGAGCGTTACCTTGACCTCGTGCCCGGTGACCGCGACGCCAGGATGGCGTTCGGGATGACGCTTGAGCGCGGCGGCAGGTTTGATGACGCGATCCGGCAGTATGCGCTTCTACTCAAGAAAGACGAAGACGATATGGGGGCGTGGTATGCCCTGGAGAGCGCCCTGATGCACATGGGCAGGTATGATGAAGCGCTCCAGTGTTCTGAAAAGATCGTCGAGGCGAACCCCGATAACGTGGCCGCCTGGCAGCGGCGGGGGGAGATCTTGATCTGGCTCGGCCGGTATGCCGATGCGGCGGGATGCCTCGAGAGGGTGACCGCGGCCGATCCGGAAGACCTCGTAAGCCTGCGCCTGCTCGGCGAGGCTTACGAGAAGGCCGGCAGATACCAGGACGCTCTTTCGGTCTACACGGCGTTGCTGGAGAGGGAACCTGCCAGCATCGAGACACTGTATGCCCGCGCCTCCGCCCTAGTCCATCTCGGGCGTTACGGCGAGGCGGTCAGGTCGATTGACAGGATAATCGCAATCCAGGAGGAGAACCCTGCCGCGCTCTTCATGCGGGGGGCGGTGCTTGAGAGGGTCGGGAGGTATGACGAGGCTCTTGCAACCTACGAAAAAGCGCTCGAGATCGACCAGGAGAACGCGGCCGTCTGGATGGCTGCCGGGATCCTCATGGATGGAGTGGGGCGGCACAATGATGCCGTCAGAGCGTTTGACCGGGCGATTGACCTCGGCGGTGGCGGCGTCCACGCCTGGCTCTGCAGGGGTATCGCCCTCGACCACCTGGGTAAACCCGATCAGGCCATCGCCTGCTACGATAAGGTTCTTGAGGTCGATCCGCACCAGGCCCGGGCGTGGTACCTCAAAGGCCGGGCGCTCGACCGCCTGGGCAGGTTTGCCGATGCGGTGGCGTGTTTCAACTCTGCGCTCGAAAATGAGCAGGATGCGTGA
- a CDS encoding N-formylglutamate amidohydrolase translates to MIDRYPFLISIPHGGTSVPPEVRGLVNLSHKEIIYNSDPGTRFLYGFDDSVEAVIDFEVSRIFVDTNRPPYAYPPRSQDGVVKVITQDGTPVFRNGQAPGREVVSALLKNYYHPFHARLAGAFENHPIGIAFDCHSMLPRSPPVQRDAGRERPIICLGNHGDRNGRPAAKNRPVTCPPPWLQALARSFEEEFAGEGRVAMNDPFRGGFIAAAHHRRTRVPWVQIEVNRALYETEDGEVVQERLVELRDRIFAAITRFWDGVSGEDAMPVERPSRS, encoded by the coding sequence ATGATCGACCGGTATCCCTTCCTTATATCGATCCCGCACGGGGGCACCAGCGTTCCGCCGGAGGTCCGCGGTCTAGTCAACCTCAGCCATAAGGAGATAATCTACAACAGCGACCCAGGGACGCGTTTCCTCTACGGGTTTGACGACTCCGTTGAGGCGGTGATCGATTTTGAGGTCTCCCGGATCTTCGTCGACACCAACCGTCCGCCTTACGCTTACCCGCCGCGGAGTCAGGACGGCGTTGTCAAGGTCATCACCCAGGACGGGACGCCGGTCTTTCGGAATGGCCAGGCGCCCGGGAGGGAGGTGGTTTCTGCCCTCCTGAAGAACTATTACCACCCCTTCCATGCAAGACTGGCCGGGGCGTTCGAGAACCACCCCATAGGGATTGCCTTTGACTGCCACAGCATGCTCCCGAGATCGCCGCCGGTTCAGCGGGATGCCGGACGTGAACGCCCGATCATCTGCCTTGGCAATCACGGTGACCGAAACGGGAGACCTGCGGCGAAGAACCGCCCCGTGACCTGTCCCCCTCCATGGCTCCAGGCGCTCGCCCGCTCGTTTGAGGAAGAGTTTGCGGGAGAGGGTAGGGTCGCGATGAACGATCCGTTCCGGGGCGGGTTCATAGCGGCTGCACACCACCGGCGGACGCGCGTCCCCTGGGTTCAGATCGAGGTGAACCGTGCACTCTACGAGACGGAGGACGGCGAGGTTGTGCAGGAGAGGCTCGTTGAACTCCGGGATCGGATCTTTGCCGCCATAACGCGCTTCTGGGACGGCGTCTCCGGGGAAGATGCTATGCCGGTTGAGCGCCCATCTAGGAGTTGA
- a CDS encoding DUF126 domain-containing protein, whose protein sequence is MQGRGISRGRGTGELLVSPEPISFLSGVDPETGVVVEHDHPLEGQSVTGKVLVFPYGKGSTVGSYVIYALKQNGVAPAAIINQEAEPIIAVGAIIAGIPMVDRLPPEFYKLSPGRKVTVNGDTGEVCLDGETG, encoded by the coding sequence ATGCAGGGCAGAGGCATATCCAGGGGTCGCGGAACCGGAGAACTCCTAGTATCACCTGAACCCATATCTTTCCTCTCCGGCGTCGACCCCGAGACCGGCGTAGTGGTTGAGCACGACCATCCGCTCGAGGGGCAGTCGGTCACCGGAAAGGTGCTGGTCTTCCCCTACGGCAAGGGATCGACGGTAGGCTCATACGTGATCTACGCGTTGAAGCAGAACGGGGTTGCACCGGCCGCTATAATCAACCAGGAGGCCGAACCTATCATAGCGGTCGGCGCCATCATCGCCGGGATACCGATGGTCGACCGTCTGCCGCCGGAGTTCTATAAACTCTCACCTGGCAGGAAGGTGACGGTGAACGGGGATACGGGGGAGGTCTGCCTGGACGGGGAGACCGGATAG